Proteins from a genomic interval of Cognatishimia sp. WU-CL00825:
- the lpdA gene encoding dihydrolipoyl dehydrogenase — protein sequence MDVKVPDIGDFDAVPVVSILVSVGDTVAAEDALIELESDKATMEVPSPAAGVVKEIKVAEGDNVAEGSLILVLETQDSAAPSAKATPVAPAAPTAVAATGSATGPGDVHAEVVVLGSGPGGYTAAFRAADLGKKVVLIEKDSNLGGVCLNVGCIPSKALLHGAKVISEAEEMGHFGIKFTKPKVDLDALRGWKESVVNQLTGGLGGLAKARKVQVVNGYGKFTGPNMIEVDNDGVKSTVSFDQCIIAAGSVPVTLPFIPHDDERVIDSTGALELADVPKRLLVLGGGIIGLEMATVYDALGSKVTIVEFMDQLIPGADKDIVKPLHKRIETRYENILTKTKVTGIEAQKKGLKVTMEGPNGETTDTFDKVLVAVGRKPNGKLIDAEKAGVSVDERGFISVDNQQRTGQPHIFAIGDVVGQPMLAHKAVHEGKVAAEVCAGHKRFFDARVIPSVAYTDPEVAWVGLTETQAKAEGIKVGKGVFPWAASGRSLSLGRSEGLTKVLFDEDGDRVIGAGIVGPNAGDLIAEVALAIEMGADAVDLGHTIHPHPTLSETVNFAAEMFEGTITDLMPPKKRK from the coding sequence ATGGATGTAAAAGTACCTGATATCGGTGATTTTGACGCCGTTCCTGTTGTTTCAATCTTGGTCTCTGTGGGCGACACCGTCGCCGCAGAGGATGCCTTGATCGAATTGGAATCAGACAAGGCGACCATGGAAGTACCCTCGCCTGCCGCGGGTGTGGTCAAAGAAATCAAAGTGGCTGAGGGCGACAATGTTGCCGAAGGCTCTTTGATCTTGGTCCTTGAGACCCAAGACTCTGCGGCACCATCAGCAAAAGCGACACCAGTGGCCCCAGCAGCGCCAACCGCTGTGGCGGCCACAGGTTCTGCAACTGGTCCCGGTGACGTACATGCCGAAGTGGTAGTTCTGGGTTCTGGCCCCGGTGGCTATACGGCCGCTTTCCGCGCAGCGGATTTGGGCAAGAAAGTTGTTCTGATCGAAAAGGACAGCAACCTCGGTGGTGTTTGCCTAAATGTCGGTTGTATCCCATCCAAAGCTTTGTTGCATGGCGCAAAAGTTATCAGCGAAGCTGAGGAAATGGGCCACTTTGGGATCAAATTCACAAAACCGAAAGTCGATCTAGACGCTTTACGCGGATGGAAAGAAAGCGTTGTGAATCAATTGACTGGCGGATTGGGTGGCCTTGCAAAGGCTCGCAAAGTTCAGGTTGTAAATGGCTATGGTAAATTCACCGGGCCAAACATGATTGAGGTCGACAACGACGGCGTTAAATCAACTGTCAGCTTTGATCAATGTATCATCGCCGCGGGTTCTGTGCCAGTCACCTTGCCCTTTATCCCGCACGACGACGAACGCGTCATTGATTCAACTGGCGCGTTGGAATTGGCAGATGTGCCTAAGCGGCTCTTGGTTTTGGGCGGCGGTATCATCGGCCTTGAAATGGCAACCGTGTACGACGCATTGGGATCCAAAGTCACCATCGTTGAATTCATGGATCAGCTTATTCCGGGTGCTGACAAAGACATCGTCAAACCGCTGCATAAACGCATCGAAACCCGCTACGAAAACATCCTGACCAAGACCAAAGTGACTGGCATTGAAGCCCAGAAAAAGGGGCTTAAAGTCACAATGGAGGGGCCAAATGGCGAAACCACTGACACCTTTGATAAGGTGTTGGTTGCCGTCGGCCGTAAGCCAAACGGCAAGCTGATCGACGCTGAAAAAGCTGGTGTTTCGGTGGATGAACGTGGGTTTATTTCTGTTGATAATCAACAACGTACTGGCCAACCACATATCTTTGCGATTGGCGATGTTGTTGGCCAACCGATGCTAGCCCACAAGGCGGTTCACGAGGGCAAAGTGGCCGCAGAGGTGTGCGCGGGACACAAACGTTTCTTTGATGCGCGCGTGATTCCGTCGGTGGCTTACACAGACCCAGAAGTTGCATGGGTTGGCCTGACAGAAACCCAAGCCAAGGCGGAAGGAATCAAAGTCGGCAAAGGCGTGTTTCCTTGGGCGGCGTCTGGGCGCTCTTTGTCATTGGGGCGCTCTGAGGGCTTAACAAAAGTGCTGTTTGACGAAGACGGTGACCGCGTGATTGGCGCGGGCATAGTTGGGCCAAACGCCGGGGATCTGATCGCCGAGGTGGCCCTGGCCATCGAGATGGGCGCGGATGCGGTGGATTTGGGCCATACTATTCACCCCCACCCGACCTTGTCAGAAACGGTGAACTTTGCCGCTGAAATGTTTGAAGGCACCATCACCGACCTGATGCCGCCGAAAAAACGTAAGTAA